A section of the Polynucleobacter sp. AP-Jannik-300A-C4 genome encodes:
- the waaC gene encoding lipopolysaccharide heptosyltransferase I, with protein sequence MSASPKILLVKLSSLGDVLHNLPIVWDLRTRLPDAQIDWVVEEGYVHLLEPLLSRDAFRGIDRIIPFGLRRWKKNLLSLATWKEFFEFKKLLQASSYDILIETQGLLKSAIVCALTKKSSNAVVAGLANATEFSGYEPLARFFYNQSVQVPTQCHAVDRSRWVMCSALDLPLLERSDAPQFYPKAFVKNIPSAVIQGLKVPFILCFHSTAREAKRWPNEFWVTLGKELSVRGYQMVFPWGSAAEHSVSQLLASQIPNALVPPAFSIEDAFSVIADAALTVGVDTGLTHLAAVLDRPTVEIYCDSPRWKTEGYWSDRICNVGDIQNPPSVQEVLNASLKLLDQA encoded by the coding sequence ATGAGCGCCTCTCCTAAAATCCTGTTAGTAAAACTCTCATCCCTAGGGGATGTACTGCATAACTTGCCGATTGTGTGGGACTTGCGTACACGATTGCCGGACGCTCAAATTGATTGGGTGGTCGAAGAGGGGTATGTCCACTTACTTGAGCCCTTATTGTCTCGAGATGCTTTTCGAGGAATTGATCGCATCATTCCCTTCGGATTGCGGCGCTGGAAGAAAAATCTTCTTAGCCTTGCTACTTGGAAAGAGTTTTTTGAATTTAAAAAATTGCTACAAGCAAGCTCTTATGATATTTTGATAGAAACTCAGGGCTTGCTAAAGTCTGCCATCGTTTGCGCCTTGACTAAGAAAAGTTCTAATGCTGTAGTTGCAGGCCTTGCTAATGCAACAGAATTTTCTGGATACGAGCCTTTGGCTAGATTTTTCTATAACCAGTCAGTGCAGGTTCCTACGCAGTGTCATGCGGTTGATCGTTCACGCTGGGTGATGTGTTCAGCTTTAGATCTGCCATTGCTGGAGAGAAGTGATGCGCCTCAGTTTTATCCCAAAGCATTTGTAAAAAATATTCCAAGCGCTGTAATCCAAGGCTTGAAAGTACCCTTTATTCTTTGTTTTCATTCGACTGCGCGTGAGGCGAAACGTTGGCCCAATGAATTTTGGGTTACTCTCGGAAAAGAATTATCCGTTCGTGGCTATCAGATGGTTTTCCCTTGGGGTAGTGCCGCTGAACATTCTGTTAGTCAATTACTAGCTTCGCAAATTCCAAATGCACTGGTGCCCCCAGCTTTTTCAATTGAGGATGCTTTTTCGGTAATTGCTGACGCTGCTTTAACGGTGGGGGTAGATACTGGTCTGACTCATTTGGCAGCGGTATTGGATAGGCCTACTGTAGAGATTTATTGCGATTCACCACGTTGGAAAACGGAAGGCTATTGGTCCGATCGAATTTGTAATGTGGGCGATATTCAAAATCCACCCAGCGTTCAAGAGGTTCTTAACGCATCCTTAAAGCTTCTAGATCAAGCTTAA